In Elaeis guineensis isolate ETL-2024a chromosome 1, EG11, whole genome shotgun sequence, a genomic segment contains:
- the LOC105035005 gene encoding uncharacterized protein, translated as MGGAVAAATALFARLPFRRYRSSILVPNPTPPISGCGGDGSIGPIFLFFTGSVPYFSPSSFYFSSIASSYPADSGESVETETLNNGLGLPYPSQDEGGASSPTDATDVFRRWGCTKSEVSQILSRRPALRRVSLPALQSNLQVLRGLGVLGPDLVGIITCRPRFLFGSLALGLDARLDFLRTLFPSDAALRRAVVRNPSLLTYDVDRTMRPCVQLYEALGVARRDLGRLLVSRPTIIPRSSLDDEKLDLVHRTRLPTTAAMYKYALSIVAVSRLETLRAKLANLEKFGFSPDEVMGLFARTPNVLTLSVDKVQRNMTYIMGTMKLPARVVLDQPFLLFCNLDKVLRPRYLVGLKLQEMGLEPRIKGPALVQAMRMKEPRFLKVFVRCHQEDVAGALMEYYASVKGSGRLAESSRSVKHKGFPF; from the coding sequence ATGGGGGGAGCAGTAGCAGCAGCCACCGCCCTCTTCGCTCGCCTCCCTTTCCGTCGCTACCGCTCCTCTATCCTCGTCCCCAATCCCACTCCTCCTATTAGCGGCTGCGGCGGCGACGGATCCATAGGCCctatcttcctcttcttcaccgGTTCCGTCCCTTACTTTTCCCCTTCCTCTTTTTATTTCTCCTCCATTGCTTCCTCCTACCCAGCTGATTCTGGTGAAAGCGTCGAGACTGAAACCCTAAACAACGGCCTCGGCCTACCTTACCCGTCCCAAGATGAAGGAGGAGCCTCCTCCCCCACGGACGCCACCGATGTGTTCCGGCGGTGGGGGTGCACCAAGTCCGAGGTGTCCCAGATACTGAGCCGCCGCCCCGCCCTCCGCCGCGTGAGCCTCCCGGCTCTCCAGTCCAATCTCCAGGTACTGCGTGGCCTTGGCGTCCTTGGCCCCGACCTCGTCGGCATCATCACCTGCCGCCCACGCTTCCTCTTCGGCAGCCTCGCCCTCGGCCTCGACGCCCGCCTCGACTTCCTCCGCACCCTCTTCCCCTCCGACGCCGCCCTCCGCCGTGCTGTCGTCCGCAACCCATCCCTCCTCACCTACGACGTCGACCGCACCATGCGCCCCTGCGTCCAGCTCTACGAGGCCCTCGGCGTCGCCCGCCGCGATCTTGGCCGCCTCCTCGTCTCCCGCCCCACCATCATCCCCCGGTCCTCCCTCGACGACGAGAAGCTCGACCTCGTTCACCGAACCCGCCTCCCCACCACCGCCGCCATGTACAAGTACGCCCTCTCCATCGTCGCCGTCTCCCGCCTCGAGACCCTCCGCGCCAAACTCGCCAACCTCGAGAAGTTCGGCTTCTCGCCTGACGAGGTGATGGGGCTTTTCGCCCGCACCCCCAACGTGCTCACCCTCTCCGTCGACAAGGTCCAGCGGAACATGACCTACATCATGGGGACCATGAAGCTCCCGGCCCGCGTCGTCCTTGACCAGCCCTTTCTCCTGTTCTGCAACCTCGACAAGGTGCTCAGGCCTCGGTACCTGGTCGGCCTGAAGCTGCAGGAGATGGGCCTTGAGCCCCGGATCAAGGGGCCCGCCCTCGTCCAGGCGATGAGGATGAAGGAGCCGCGCTTCCTCAAGGTGTTCGTGCGGTGCCACCAGGAGGACGTCGCTGGGGCCCTTATGGAGTACTATGCCAGCGTCAAGGGGTCGGGACGGTTGGCAGAGTCGTCACGCTCGGTCAAGCACAAAGGCTTCCCCTTCTAA